A portion of the Homo sapiens chromosome 16, GRCh38.p14 Primary Assembly genome contains these proteins:
- the ITGAD gene encoding integrin alpha-D isoform X15, which produces MTFGTVLLLSVLASYHGFNLDVEEPTIFQEDAGGFGQSVVQFGGSRLVVGAPLEVVAANQTGRLYDCAAATGMCQPIPLHIRPEAVNMSLGLTLAASTNGSRLLACGPTLHRVCGENSYSKGSCLLLGSRWEIIQTVPDATPECPHQEMDIVFLIDGSGSIDQNDFNQMKGFVQAVMGQFEGTDTLFALMQYSNLLKIHFTFTQFRTSPSQQSLVDPIVQLKGLTFTATGILTVVTQLFHHKNGARKSAKKILIVITDGQKYKDPLEYSDVIPQAEKAGIIRYAIGVGHAFQGPTARQELNTISSAPPQDHVFKVDNFAALGSIQKQLQEKIYAVEGTQSRASSSFQHEMSQEGFSTALTMSLPSPGILSSQDGLFLGAVGSFSWSGGAFLYPPNMSPTFINMSQENVDMRDSYLGYSTELALWKGVQNLVLGAPRYQHTGKAVIFTQVSRQWRKKAEVTGTQIGSYFGASLCSVDVDSDGSTDLILIGAPHYYEQTRGGQVSVCPLPRGQRVQWQCDAVLRGEQGHPWGRFGAALTVLGDVNEDKLIDVAIGAPGEQENRGAVYLFHGASESGISPSHSQRIASSQLSPRLQYFGQALSGGQDLTQDGLMDLAVGARGQVLLLRSLPVLKVGVAMRFSPVEVAKAVYRCWEEKPSALEAGDATVCLTIQKSSLDQLAPLREELWARWPL; this is translated from the exons ATGACCTTCGGCACTGTGCTTCTTCTGAGTG TCCTGGCTTCTTATCATGGATTCAACCTGGATGTGGAGGAGCCTACGATCTTCCAGGAGGATGCAGGCGGCTTTGGGCAGAGCGTGGTGCAGTTCGGTGGATCTCG ACTCGTGGTGGGAGCACCCCTGGAGGTGGTGGCGGCCAACCAGACGGGACGGCTGTATGACTGCGCAGCTGCCACCGGCATGTGCCAGCCCATCCCGCTGCACA TCCGCCCTGAGGCCGTGAACATGTCCTTGGGCCTGACCCTGGCAGCCTCCACCAACGGCTCCCGGCTCCTG GCCTGTGGCCCGACCCTGCACAGAGTCTGTGGGGAGAACTCATACTCAAAGGGTTCCTGCCTCCTGCTGGGCTCGCGCTGGGAGATCATCCAGACAGTCCCCGACGCCACGCCAG AGTGTCCACATCAAGAGATGGACATCGTCTTCCTGATTGACGGCTCTGGAAGCATTGACCAAAATGACTTTAACCAGATGAAGGGCTTTGTCCAAGCTGTCATGGGCCAGTTTGAGGGCACTGACACCCTG TTTGCACTGATGCAGTACTCAAACCTCCTGAAGATCCACTTCACCTTCACCCAATTCCGGACCAGCCCGAGCCAGCAGAGCCTGGTGGATCCCATCGTCCAACTGAAAGGCCTGACGTTCACGGCCACGGGCATCCTGACAGTGGT GACACAGCTATTTCATCATAAGAATGGGGCCCGAAAAAGTGCCAAGAAGATCCTCATTGTCATCACAGATGGGCAGAAGTACAAAGACCCCCTGGAATACAGTGATGTCATCCCCCAGGCAGAGAAGGCTGGCATCATCCGCTACGCTATCGGG GTGGGACACGCTTTCCAGGGACCCACTGCCAGGCAGGAGCTGAATACCATCAGCTCAGCGCCTCCGCAGGACCACGTGTTCAAGGTGGACAACTTTGCAGCCCTTGGCAGCATCCAGAAGCAGCTGCAGGAGAAGATCTATGCAGTTGAGG GAACCCAGTCCAGGGCAAGCAGCTCCTTCCAGCACGAGATGTCCCAAGAAGGCTTCAGCACAGCCCTCACAATG TCTCTGCCCAGCCCTGGAATTCTTTCCTCCCAGGATGGCCTCTTCCTGGGGGCTGTGGGGAGCTTTAGCTGGTCTGGAGGTGCCTTCCTGTATCCCCCAAATATGAGCCCCACCTTCATCAACATGTCTCAGGAGAATGTGGACATGAGGGACTCTTACCTGG GTTACTCCACCGAGCTAGCCCTGTGGAAGGGGGTACAGAACCTGGTCCTGGGGGCCCCCCGCTACCAGCATACCGGGAAGGCTGTCATCTTCACCCAGGTGTCCAGGCAATGGAGGAAGAAGGCCGAAGTCACAGGGACGCAG ATCGGCTCCTACTTCGGGGCCTCCCTCTGCTCTGTGGATGTGGACAGCGATGGCAGCACCGACCTGATCCTCATTGGGGCCCCCCATTACTATGAGCAGACCCGAGGGGGCCAGGTGTCCGTGTGTCCCTTGCCTAGGGGG CAGAGGGTGCAGTGGCAGTGTGACGCTGTTCTCCGTGGTGAGCAGGGCCACCCCTGGGGCCGCTTTGGGGCAGCCCTGACAGTGTTGGGGGATGTGAATGAGGACAAGCTGATAGACGTGGCCATTGGGGCCCCGGGAGAGCAGGAGAACCGGGGTGCTGTCTACCTGTTTCACGGAGCCTCAGAATCCGGCATCAGCCCCTCCCACAGCCAG CGGATTGCCAGCTCCCAGctctcccccaggctgcagtatTTTGGGCAGGCGCTGAGTGGGGGTCAGGACCTCACCCAGGATGGACTGATGGACCTGGCCGTGGGGGCCCGGGGCCAGGTGCTCCTGCTCAG GAGTCTGCCGGTGCTGAAAGTGGGGGTGGCCATGAGATTCAGCCCTGTGGAGGTGGCCAAGGCTGTGTACCGGTGCTGGGAAGAGAAGCCCAGTGCCCTGGAAGCTGGGGACGCCACCGTCTGTCTCACCATCCAGAAAAGCTCACTGGACCAGCTAG CTCCCCTTCGAGAAGAACTGTGGGCAAGATGGCCTCTGTGA
- the ITGAD gene encoding integrin alpha-D isoform X12, with product MTFGTVLLLSVLASYHGFNLDVEEPTIFQEDAGGFGQSVVQFGGSRLVVGAPLEVVAANQTGRLYDCAAATGMCQPIPLHIRPEAVNMSLGLTLAASTNGSRLLACGPTLHRVCGENSYSKGSCLLLGSRWEIIQTVPDATPECPHQEMDIVFLIDGSGSIDQNDFNQMKGFVQAVMGQFEGTDTLFALMQYSNLLKIHFTFTQFRTSPSQQSLVDPIVQLKGLTFTATGILTVVTQLFHHKNGARKSAKKILIVITDGQKYKDPLEYSDVIPQAEKAGIIRYAIGVGHAFQGPTARQELNTISSAPPQDHVFKVDNFAALGSIQKQLQEKIYAVEGTQSRASSSFQHEMSQEGFSTALTMSLPSPGILSSQDGLFLGAVGSFSWSGGAFLYPPNMSPTFINMSQENVDMRDSYLGYSTELALWKGVQNLVLGAPRYQHTGKAVIFTQVSRQWRKKAEVTGTQIGSYFGASLCSVDVDSDGSTDLILIGAPHYYEQTRGGQVSVCPLPRGQRVQWQCDAVLRGEQGHPWGRFGAALTVLGDVNEDKLIDVAIGAPGEQENRGAVYLFHGASESGISPSHSQRIASSQLSPRLQYFGQALSGGQDLTQDGLMDLAVGARGQVLLLRSLPVLKVGVAMRFSPVEVAKAVYRCWEEKPSALEAGDATVCLTIQKSSLDQLGDIQSSVRFDLALDPGRLTSRAIFNETKNPTLTRRKTLGLGIHCETLKLLLPVRTLGSGKGERGGAQGWPGAPPFSAERGLCGGCGEPHHSAPQLLTGERAHPLPPEPASCAGRGLTRPLHCFSPLREELWARWPL from the exons ATGACCTTCGGCACTGTGCTTCTTCTGAGTG TCCTGGCTTCTTATCATGGATTCAACCTGGATGTGGAGGAGCCTACGATCTTCCAGGAGGATGCAGGCGGCTTTGGGCAGAGCGTGGTGCAGTTCGGTGGATCTCG ACTCGTGGTGGGAGCACCCCTGGAGGTGGTGGCGGCCAACCAGACGGGACGGCTGTATGACTGCGCAGCTGCCACCGGCATGTGCCAGCCCATCCCGCTGCACA TCCGCCCTGAGGCCGTGAACATGTCCTTGGGCCTGACCCTGGCAGCCTCCACCAACGGCTCCCGGCTCCTG GCCTGTGGCCCGACCCTGCACAGAGTCTGTGGGGAGAACTCATACTCAAAGGGTTCCTGCCTCCTGCTGGGCTCGCGCTGGGAGATCATCCAGACAGTCCCCGACGCCACGCCAG AGTGTCCACATCAAGAGATGGACATCGTCTTCCTGATTGACGGCTCTGGAAGCATTGACCAAAATGACTTTAACCAGATGAAGGGCTTTGTCCAAGCTGTCATGGGCCAGTTTGAGGGCACTGACACCCTG TTTGCACTGATGCAGTACTCAAACCTCCTGAAGATCCACTTCACCTTCACCCAATTCCGGACCAGCCCGAGCCAGCAGAGCCTGGTGGATCCCATCGTCCAACTGAAAGGCCTGACGTTCACGGCCACGGGCATCCTGACAGTGGT GACACAGCTATTTCATCATAAGAATGGGGCCCGAAAAAGTGCCAAGAAGATCCTCATTGTCATCACAGATGGGCAGAAGTACAAAGACCCCCTGGAATACAGTGATGTCATCCCCCAGGCAGAGAAGGCTGGCATCATCCGCTACGCTATCGGG GTGGGACACGCTTTCCAGGGACCCACTGCCAGGCAGGAGCTGAATACCATCAGCTCAGCGCCTCCGCAGGACCACGTGTTCAAGGTGGACAACTTTGCAGCCCTTGGCAGCATCCAGAAGCAGCTGCAGGAGAAGATCTATGCAGTTGAGG GAACCCAGTCCAGGGCAAGCAGCTCCTTCCAGCACGAGATGTCCCAAGAAGGCTTCAGCACAGCCCTCACAATG TCTCTGCCCAGCCCTGGAATTCTTTCCTCCCAGGATGGCCTCTTCCTGGGGGCTGTGGGGAGCTTTAGCTGGTCTGGAGGTGCCTTCCTGTATCCCCCAAATATGAGCCCCACCTTCATCAACATGTCTCAGGAGAATGTGGACATGAGGGACTCTTACCTGG GTTACTCCACCGAGCTAGCCCTGTGGAAGGGGGTACAGAACCTGGTCCTGGGGGCCCCCCGCTACCAGCATACCGGGAAGGCTGTCATCTTCACCCAGGTGTCCAGGCAATGGAGGAAGAAGGCCGAAGTCACAGGGACGCAG ATCGGCTCCTACTTCGGGGCCTCCCTCTGCTCTGTGGATGTGGACAGCGATGGCAGCACCGACCTGATCCTCATTGGGGCCCCCCATTACTATGAGCAGACCCGAGGGGGCCAGGTGTCCGTGTGTCCCTTGCCTAGGGGG CAGAGGGTGCAGTGGCAGTGTGACGCTGTTCTCCGTGGTGAGCAGGGCCACCCCTGGGGCCGCTTTGGGGCAGCCCTGACAGTGTTGGGGGATGTGAATGAGGACAAGCTGATAGACGTGGCCATTGGGGCCCCGGGAGAGCAGGAGAACCGGGGTGCTGTCTACCTGTTTCACGGAGCCTCAGAATCCGGCATCAGCCCCTCCCACAGCCAG CGGATTGCCAGCTCCCAGctctcccccaggctgcagtatTTTGGGCAGGCGCTGAGTGGGGGTCAGGACCTCACCCAGGATGGACTGATGGACCTGGCCGTGGGGGCCCGGGGCCAGGTGCTCCTGCTCAG GAGTCTGCCGGTGCTGAAAGTGGGGGTGGCCATGAGATTCAGCCCTGTGGAGGTGGCCAAGGCTGTGTACCGGTGCTGGGAAGAGAAGCCCAGTGCCCTGGAAGCTGGGGACGCCACCGTCTGTCTCACCATCCAGAAAAGCTCACTGGACCAGCTAG GTGACATCCAAAGCTCTGTCAGGTTTGATCTGGCACTGGACCCAGGTCGTCTGACTTCTCGTGCCATTTTCAATGAAACCAAGAACCCCACTTTGACTCGAAGAAAAACCCTGGGACTGGGGATTCACTGTGAAACCCTGAAGCTGCTTTTGCCAGTGAGGACTTTGGGTTctgggaagggggagagaggaggagccCAAGGCTGGCCTGGAGCACCCCCGTTCTCTGCTGAGCGAG GATTGTGTGGAGGATGTGGTGAGCCCCATCATTCTGCACCTCAACTTCTCACTGGTGAGAGAGCCCATCCCCTCCCCCCAGAACCTGCGTCCTGTGCTGGCCGTGGGCTCACAAGACCTCTTCACTGCTTCT CTCCCCTTCGAGAAGAACTGTGGGCAAGATGGCCTCTGTGA
- the ITGAD gene encoding integrin alpha-D isoform X13, with protein MTFGTVLLLSVLASYHGFNLDVEEPTIFQEDAGGFGQSVVQFGGSRLVVGAPLEVVAANQTGRLYDCAAATGMCQPIPLHIRPEAVNMSLGLTLAASTNGSRLLACGPTLHRVCGENSYSKGSCLLLGSRWEIIQTVPDATPECPHQEMDIVFLIDGSGSIDQNDFNQMKGFVQAVMGQFEGTDTLFALMQYSNLLKIHFTFTQFRTSPSQQSLVDPIVQLKGLTFTATGILTVVTQLFHHKNGARKSAKKILIVITDGQKYKDPLEYSDVIPQAEKAGIIRYAIGVGHAFQGPTARQELNTISSAPPQDHVFKVDNFAALGSIQKQLQEKIYAVEGTQSRASSSFQHEMSQEGFSTALTMSLPSPGILSSQDGLFLGAVGSFSWSGGAFLYPPNMSPTFINMSQENVDMRDSYLGYSTELALWKGVQNLVLGAPRYQHTGKAVIFTQVSRQWRKKAEVTGTQIGSYFGASLCSVDVDSDGSTDLILIGAPHYYEQTRGGQVSVCPLPRGQRVQWQCDAVLRGEQGHPWGRFGAALTVLGDVNEDKLIDVAIGAPGEQENRGAVYLFHGASESGISPSHSQRIASSQLSPRLQYFGQALSGGQDLTQDGLMDLAVGARGQVLLLRSLPVLKVGVAMRFSPVEVAKAVYRCWEEKPSALEAGDATVCLTIQKSSLDQLGDIQSSVRFDLALDPGRLTSRAIFNETKNPTLTRRKTLGLGIHCETLKLLLPDCVEDVVSPIILHLNFSLVREPIPSPQNLRPVLAVGSQDLFTASQSAGGSGLVMLNVGECF; from the exons ATGACCTTCGGCACTGTGCTTCTTCTGAGTG TCCTGGCTTCTTATCATGGATTCAACCTGGATGTGGAGGAGCCTACGATCTTCCAGGAGGATGCAGGCGGCTTTGGGCAGAGCGTGGTGCAGTTCGGTGGATCTCG ACTCGTGGTGGGAGCACCCCTGGAGGTGGTGGCGGCCAACCAGACGGGACGGCTGTATGACTGCGCAGCTGCCACCGGCATGTGCCAGCCCATCCCGCTGCACA TCCGCCCTGAGGCCGTGAACATGTCCTTGGGCCTGACCCTGGCAGCCTCCACCAACGGCTCCCGGCTCCTG GCCTGTGGCCCGACCCTGCACAGAGTCTGTGGGGAGAACTCATACTCAAAGGGTTCCTGCCTCCTGCTGGGCTCGCGCTGGGAGATCATCCAGACAGTCCCCGACGCCACGCCAG AGTGTCCACATCAAGAGATGGACATCGTCTTCCTGATTGACGGCTCTGGAAGCATTGACCAAAATGACTTTAACCAGATGAAGGGCTTTGTCCAAGCTGTCATGGGCCAGTTTGAGGGCACTGACACCCTG TTTGCACTGATGCAGTACTCAAACCTCCTGAAGATCCACTTCACCTTCACCCAATTCCGGACCAGCCCGAGCCAGCAGAGCCTGGTGGATCCCATCGTCCAACTGAAAGGCCTGACGTTCACGGCCACGGGCATCCTGACAGTGGT GACACAGCTATTTCATCATAAGAATGGGGCCCGAAAAAGTGCCAAGAAGATCCTCATTGTCATCACAGATGGGCAGAAGTACAAAGACCCCCTGGAATACAGTGATGTCATCCCCCAGGCAGAGAAGGCTGGCATCATCCGCTACGCTATCGGG GTGGGACACGCTTTCCAGGGACCCACTGCCAGGCAGGAGCTGAATACCATCAGCTCAGCGCCTCCGCAGGACCACGTGTTCAAGGTGGACAACTTTGCAGCCCTTGGCAGCATCCAGAAGCAGCTGCAGGAGAAGATCTATGCAGTTGAGG GAACCCAGTCCAGGGCAAGCAGCTCCTTCCAGCACGAGATGTCCCAAGAAGGCTTCAGCACAGCCCTCACAATG TCTCTGCCCAGCCCTGGAATTCTTTCCTCCCAGGATGGCCTCTTCCTGGGGGCTGTGGGGAGCTTTAGCTGGTCTGGAGGTGCCTTCCTGTATCCCCCAAATATGAGCCCCACCTTCATCAACATGTCTCAGGAGAATGTGGACATGAGGGACTCTTACCTGG GTTACTCCACCGAGCTAGCCCTGTGGAAGGGGGTACAGAACCTGGTCCTGGGGGCCCCCCGCTACCAGCATACCGGGAAGGCTGTCATCTTCACCCAGGTGTCCAGGCAATGGAGGAAGAAGGCCGAAGTCACAGGGACGCAG ATCGGCTCCTACTTCGGGGCCTCCCTCTGCTCTGTGGATGTGGACAGCGATGGCAGCACCGACCTGATCCTCATTGGGGCCCCCCATTACTATGAGCAGACCCGAGGGGGCCAGGTGTCCGTGTGTCCCTTGCCTAGGGGG CAGAGGGTGCAGTGGCAGTGTGACGCTGTTCTCCGTGGTGAGCAGGGCCACCCCTGGGGCCGCTTTGGGGCAGCCCTGACAGTGTTGGGGGATGTGAATGAGGACAAGCTGATAGACGTGGCCATTGGGGCCCCGGGAGAGCAGGAGAACCGGGGTGCTGTCTACCTGTTTCACGGAGCCTCAGAATCCGGCATCAGCCCCTCCCACAGCCAG CGGATTGCCAGCTCCCAGctctcccccaggctgcagtatTTTGGGCAGGCGCTGAGTGGGGGTCAGGACCTCACCCAGGATGGACTGATGGACCTGGCCGTGGGGGCCCGGGGCCAGGTGCTCCTGCTCAG GAGTCTGCCGGTGCTGAAAGTGGGGGTGGCCATGAGATTCAGCCCTGTGGAGGTGGCCAAGGCTGTGTACCGGTGCTGGGAAGAGAAGCCCAGTGCCCTGGAAGCTGGGGACGCCACCGTCTGTCTCACCATCCAGAAAAGCTCACTGGACCAGCTAG GTGACATCCAAAGCTCTGTCAGGTTTGATCTGGCACTGGACCCAGGTCGTCTGACTTCTCGTGCCATTTTCAATGAAACCAAGAACCCCACTTTGACTCGAAGAAAAACCCTGGGACTGGGGATTCACTGTGAAACCCTGAAGCTGCTTTTGCCA GATTGTGTGGAGGATGTGGTGAGCCCCATCATTCTGCACCTCAACTTCTCACTGGTGAGAGAGCCCATCCCCTCCCCCCAGAACCTGCGTCCTGTGCTGGCCGTGGGCTCACAAGACCTCTTCACTGCTTCT CAAagtgctgggggcagtggcttaGTAATGCTCAATGTTGGAGAGTGCTTCTAA